In one Bacillus mesophilus genomic region, the following are encoded:
- a CDS encoding helix-turn-helix transcriptional regulator yields the protein MTKEELIELLSSKFKLIRVEVDYTQDKMAEILGISKKTLVQIEKGRIHANWTTTVALCALFRTSSILESTLGDSPIEILETIAHENILEVKEKTLGGHVWWREINSSELYKLQQNIISKHYRIINHNDYRIGSSFNKEEIEAFFIKIK from the coding sequence ATGACAAAGGAAGAGTTAATCGAGTTGTTAAGTAGTAAATTTAAATTAATTAGGGTAGAAGTAGATTATACACAAGATAAAATGGCAGAAATACTAGGAATTTCTAAAAAAACACTTGTACAAATTGAAAAGGGTAGAATACATGCGAATTGGACTACAACTGTAGCATTATGTGCGTTGTTTAGAACGAGTTCTATATTAGAATCAACTTTGGGTGATTCCCCAATAGAAATTTTAGAAACTATTGCTCACGAGAACATTTTAGAAGTCAAGGAGAAAACATTAGGCGGACATGTATGGTGGAGAGAAATCAATTCTTCAGAACTATATAAATTACAACAAAACATTATTTCTAAACATTATAGAATAATCAATCATAATGATTATAGAATTGGGAGTTCGTTCAATAAAGAAGAAATAGAGGCATTTTTCATCAAAATAAAATAA
- a CDS encoding GNAT family N-acetyltransferase encodes MLHKKTYNAMELKTQHGTLIIEGPIPSEKLASYEFHEDLTSFRVPEQQKKALVEIAKLPEGRIIVARDQHMIVGYVTYLYPDPLERWSEGKMENLIELGAIEVIPKYRGKSVGKNLLTVSMMDDAMNDYIIITTEYYWHWDLKGTGLNVWEYRKVMEKMMNSGGLIWFATDDPEISSHPANCLMVRIGSRVDPDSIQQFDRLRFRHRFMY; translated from the coding sequence ATGCTTCATAAAAAAACATACAACGCAATGGAATTAAAAACACAACATGGTACCCTGATTATCGAAGGACCAATCCCGTCTGAAAAACTTGCATCTTATGAATTTCATGAAGACTTAACTTCCTTTCGAGTTCCTGAGCAACAGAAAAAAGCGCTTGTTGAAATCGCTAAACTCCCTGAAGGAAGAATTATAGTTGCAAGAGATCAGCATATGATCGTCGGGTATGTTACTTATTTATATCCAGACCCACTAGAACGATGGTCTGAAGGTAAAATGGAAAATCTAATTGAGCTTGGTGCAATTGAGGTCATTCCAAAATATCGTGGAAAGTCTGTTGGAAAGAATCTTTTAACTGTTTCGATGATGGATGATGCTATGAACGATTATATTATTATCACAACTGAATATTACTGGCATTGGGACTTAAAAGGAACAGGCTTAAATGTATGGGAATATCGAAAAGTAATGGAGAAGATGATGAATTCTGGTGGTCTTATTTGGTTTGCAACTGATGATCCAGAAATTAGCTCCCATCCTGCGAATTGTCTCATGGTTAGAATTGGTTCACGCGTTGATCCAGATTCCATTCAACAATTTGACAGATTAAGATTTAGACATCGTTTTATGTATTAG
- a CDS encoding amino acid permease — MDFFVPNENSGQGKKGGAGTLKWWQLSLIGVGCTIGTGFFLGSAIGIKVTGPSIVFSFILAAIGTYIVYNLLAKMTAQDPQEGSFCYYANKAYGRWAGFSCGWNYWGSNILIMGSQLTALSILSRFWFPNVPLWIFASGYAILSIIVVLTGANGFNKAENLFAIIKTAAIIMFIILAVAALFGWIGGDPKTPSFPNTTKELFPEGFKGFWASLIYAFYAYGGIEVIGLLATKLKNKEDSPKAGIIMLILLVTIYVASLGLAVILAKHGAFTHKESPFVTALSQYNLDFFPHVFNGAIIIAGFSTMTAALFGVTTLLVTLADSGDAPKLFSKKLKKWKDLPLPSLALATAGLIASIITAFLLPGKIYEYITTAAGILILLNWSFIIISGLKILKVKAWGKILAFTGILLILAAISGTLMEETIRLGLVFSAVFVLIIGIVTIIMQKKVWNKQAKSH, encoded by the coding sequence TTGGATTTCTTTGTTCCTAATGAAAATTCAGGTCAGGGAAAAAAAGGTGGCGCAGGTACACTTAAATGGTGGCAGTTATCATTAATCGGTGTGGGCTGTACAATTGGAACTGGATTTTTCTTAGGTTCTGCTATTGGTATTAAAGTTACAGGGCCATCTATCGTTTTCTCATTTATATTAGCAGCAATAGGGACATACATTGTATATAATTTGTTAGCAAAAATGACGGCTCAAGATCCACAAGAGGGCTCGTTTTGTTATTATGCGAACAAAGCATATGGAAGATGGGCAGGATTTAGTTGTGGTTGGAATTACTGGGGATCAAATATACTTATAATGGGGAGTCAACTTACAGCACTTTCAATTCTTTCAAGGTTTTGGTTTCCCAATGTCCCACTTTGGATTTTTGCTTCTGGTTATGCCATCCTATCAATTATTGTGGTTTTAACAGGGGCCAATGGCTTTAATAAGGCAGAAAACTTATTTGCCATTATAAAAACAGCAGCCATTATCATGTTTATTATTTTAGCAGTTGCAGCCTTATTTGGCTGGATTGGTGGAGACCCTAAAACACCTAGTTTTCCAAATACAACAAAAGAATTATTTCCAGAAGGATTTAAAGGGTTTTGGGCTTCTTTAATTTATGCATTTTATGCTTATGGGGGAATTGAAGTCATTGGTCTCCTAGCAACAAAGCTAAAGAATAAAGAAGATTCTCCTAAAGCGGGAATTATCATGTTAATCTTACTTGTTACTATTTACGTTGCATCACTGGGACTAGCGGTTATTCTAGCAAAGCATGGTGCTTTTACTCATAAGGAAAGTCCTTTTGTGACAGCCTTATCTCAGTATAACTTAGATTTTTTCCCGCATGTGTTTAATGGGGCAATTATCATTGCTGGATTCTCAACAATGACAGCCGCACTGTTCGGAGTAACGACTCTTTTAGTTACGCTAGCTGATAGTGGAGACGCACCTAAGCTATTTTCTAAAAAACTTAAGAAGTGGAAGGACCTTCCTCTCCCATCATTAGCATTAGCAACTGCAGGATTAATTGCATCAATCATTACGGCTTTCTTGCTACCAGGAAAAATTTATGAGTATATCACAACCGCTGCTGGTATATTGATTTTACTAAATTGGTCATTTATTATTATTTCGGGTCTTAAAATATTAAAAGTAAAAGCTTGGGGGAAAATACTAGCCTTTACTGGTATCCTCCTAATTCTGGCTGCAATTAGTGGTACTCTGATGGAAGAGACCATTCGGTTAGGTCTTGTGTTTAGTGCGGTATTTGTATTAATCATAGGAATAGTAACCATAATTATGCAGAAGAAAGTCTGGAATAAACAGGCTAAGTCACATTGA
- a CDS encoding acetoin utilization protein AcuC — MTNHKSIFIHSPKIEEYKFNDYHPFNQIRVTATKDLLELNSSLSSAHVIEPRMATDKELALFHDAEYIQAIKKASMGQLNEEMSSSYGIGTEDTPIFPNMHEASARLVGGTLTAVDHIMNGQADHALHLGGGLHHGFKAKASGFCVYNDIAVAIKYIQETYNLRILYVDTDAHHGDGVQMAFYDDPTVCTLSIHETGRYLFPGTGTTYERGYGEGYGYSFNIPLDAFTEDDSFLEAYETALNEIAAYFKPDIIITQNGADAHYLDPLTHLSCTMKIFEAIPKLAHKIAHQYCQGRWIAVGGGGYDLWKVVPRAWSMIWLEMTEQSSAYKQDLPKEWINRWQEKASVELPTTWFDPPNLVKPIPRKIEINGKNSHILNQALSHIRVT, encoded by the coding sequence ATGACTAATCATAAGTCCATTTTTATTCATTCACCTAAAATAGAAGAATATAAATTTAACGATTATCATCCTTTTAATCAAATAAGGGTAACTGCCACAAAGGACTTATTGGAACTAAATTCTTCTCTAAGTTCTGCTCATGTAATCGAACCAAGGATGGCAACCGATAAAGAGTTGGCTTTATTCCATGATGCTGAATATATACAGGCGATTAAGAAGGCTAGTATGGGTCAGTTAAATGAAGAAATGAGCTCAAGCTATGGAATAGGGACTGAGGATACCCCAATCTTTCCTAACATGCATGAAGCAAGCGCAAGGCTTGTTGGTGGCACTTTAACTGCGGTTGACCATATAATGAACGGACAGGCAGATCACGCCTTACATTTGGGCGGAGGATTACATCATGGCTTTAAAGCAAAAGCCTCTGGTTTCTGTGTTTATAACGATATTGCGGTTGCTATTAAGTATATTCAGGAAACTTATAACCTGAGAATCTTATATGTGGATACAGATGCCCATCACGGTGACGGTGTTCAAATGGCGTTTTATGATGATCCTACTGTCTGTACCCTTTCTATTCATGAAACAGGGCGCTACCTTTTTCCTGGTACAGGTACGACTTACGAAAGAGGCTACGGAGAAGGATATGGATATTCCTTTAATATTCCTCTAGATGCTTTTACAGAGGATGACTCTTTTTTAGAAGCATATGAAACCGCTTTAAATGAGATTGCGGCTTATTTTAAACCTGATATCATTATCACACAAAATGGTGCCGATGCTCACTACTTAGATCCACTTACCCATTTGTCCTGTACAATGAAAATCTTTGAAGCAATCCCTAAGCTAGCTCATAAAATTGCACACCAATATTGTCAAGGTAGATGGATAGCAGTGGGTGGCGGTGGATATGACCTTTGGAAGGTAGTCCCTAGAGCTTGGTCTATGATTTGGCTTGAAATGACTGAACAGTCCTCTGCATATAAGCAAGATCTTCCAAAGGAATGGATAAACCGATGGCAGGAAAAGGCCTCAGTTGAACTTCCAACTACGTGGTTTGATCCTCCTAATCTAGTAAAACCGATACCAAGGAAGATTGAAATCAACGGGAAAAATAGCCATATACTTAACCAGGCATTAAGTCACATTCGAGTTACTTAG
- the ccpA gene encoding catabolite control protein A gives MTLNITIYDVAREANVSMATVSRVVNGNPNVKPATRKKVLEAIERLGYRPNAVARGLASKKTTTVGVIIPDISSIFFAELARGIEDIATMYKYNIILSNSDQNKDKELHLLNTMLGKQVDGIVFMGGNISEEHVAEFKKSPVPIVLAATLEKSNQIPSVNIDYKQAAFDAVTNLLERGHKQVAFVSGPLHDLINSEEKLEGYRQALAEKGIPYQEELVMEGDYSYDSGIEGYEKLSELSSPLTAIFVATDEMALGVIHSAQDRGKVIPDDVEIIGFDNTRLATMVRPQLTTVVQPMYDIGAVAMRLLTKLMNKEKVEDHIVVLPHRIEFRKSTK, from the coding sequence ATGACATTGAATATTACGATCTATGATGTAGCTAGAGAGGCAAATGTCTCGATGGCTACCGTGTCACGAGTAGTGAACGGAAATCCAAATGTAAAACCTGCAACTAGAAAAAAAGTATTAGAAGCAATTGAACGTTTAGGATATAGACCTAACGCGGTAGCAAGAGGGTTGGCTAGTAAGAAGACAACCACTGTTGGGGTCATTATTCCTGATATATCAAGTATCTTTTTTGCAGAGTTAGCTCGTGGAATCGAAGATATCGCAACTATGTACAAATATAATATTATCTTAAGTAATTCTGACCAAAATAAAGATAAGGAACTTCACCTTCTAAATACGATGCTTGGGAAACAAGTAGATGGAATTGTATTTATGGGAGGCAATATTTCAGAAGAACATGTTGCTGAATTCAAAAAGTCTCCAGTTCCAATCGTATTGGCAGCTACTCTTGAAAAGAGCAACCAAATTCCTTCCGTGAATATCGATTATAAGCAGGCTGCATTCGATGCAGTAACCAATTTGCTTGAAAGAGGACACAAGCAAGTAGCTTTTGTATCCGGGCCCTTACATGACCTTATTAATTCTGAAGAGAAGCTTGAAGGCTATCGTCAAGCATTAGCTGAAAAGGGTATTCCTTATCAAGAGGAACTAGTAATGGAGGGAGATTATTCATACGACTCAGGAATTGAGGGGTATGAAAAATTAAGTGAACTGTCAAGTCCACTTACTGCTATTTTTGTTGCAACTGATGAAATGGCTCTAGGGGTCATTCATAGTGCACAGGACCGTGGTAAAGTTATTCCAGATGATGTAGAAATTATTGGTTTTGACAATACTCGCCTTGCCACAATGGTACGTCCACAGTTAACGACGGTTGTACAACCGATGTATGACATAGGTGCTGTTGCAATGAGGTTACTAACAAAGCTAATGAATAAAGAAAAGGTTGAGGATCATATTGTCGTATTACCTCACCGAATTGAATTCCGAAAATCAACAAAATAA
- a CDS encoding cell division protein FtsA translates to MQEQPIIFSLDIGTRSVVGLIIKKVNDLYEVIDIESIEHSERSMVDGQIHDVRSVSNVITQVKHKLEQKHGPLHKVCVAAAGRALKTERAKVTLDIKRKPLIQKEDILHMELSAVQQAQFALASKYTDENNHYYYCVGYSIMHYHLDGEEIGNLMDQQGEEASVEIIATFLPKIVVESLLSALQQSGLEMEALTLEPIAAINVLIPPSMRRLNVALVDIGAGTSDIAITDEGTVVAYGMVPIAGDEITEAISDELLLDFPLAEKAKRDLYTHENILIEDILGFETEISRLDVINKITDTIDLLANSICQEILRLNRKSPKAIMLVGGGSLTPELPKRIANMLELPENRVAIRGIDAIKNIKLADHLLRGPELVTPIGIAIASGQSPVQYLTVYVNDRPVRLFDMKQLTVGDCLLAAGINMNKLYGKPGMAIMITLNNREYTIPGNHGLAPTLLINGTPCMLDSLVRNGDQLLVEKGEDGKAASITVSELVDEPPTKSIVLNERLEKIRATIMRNGKPIHATDFVKDHDNLTYHFPETIEEILNSINASNLTQLLKPFSVSVNSRKVSLHSHSGKIVKNKREVPKESGFIDQDIVEIVAGPPLLVKELAEHLQLILTDSTTVFFRGEKITLTRESVKILKDGAVLKETDIIENGDSIQTVTTKTSPFIFQDIFRFIDLELPTIGIKGFKLLRNEKEVGFDETLVPGDQLDIVF, encoded by the coding sequence ATGCAGGAACAGCCTATTATTTTTTCACTTGATATAGGTACAAGGTCCGTAGTTGGCCTTATTATTAAAAAAGTTAATGATTTATATGAAGTCATTGATATTGAGTCTATTGAGCATTCTGAACGGTCAATGGTAGATGGGCAAATTCATGATGTACGATCGGTTTCAAATGTCATTACACAAGTAAAGCATAAGTTGGAGCAGAAACATGGGCCACTACATAAGGTGTGTGTTGCAGCAGCAGGCCGTGCTTTAAAGACAGAAAGGGCTAAAGTGACTCTTGATATAAAACGGAAGCCGCTGATTCAAAAAGAAGATATCCTTCACATGGAATTAAGTGCTGTACAACAAGCACAATTTGCCCTTGCTTCTAAGTATACGGATGAAAACAATCATTATTACTATTGTGTAGGTTATTCGATCATGCATTATCACTTAGATGGAGAAGAGATTGGGAACCTAATGGACCAACAAGGTGAAGAAGCATCTGTAGAAATTATTGCAACCTTCTTGCCAAAAATTGTTGTGGAATCATTACTATCTGCCTTGCAACAATCTGGATTAGAAATGGAAGCACTTACCTTAGAGCCAATTGCGGCAATTAATGTTCTGATTCCGCCTTCAATGAGAAGACTAAACGTTGCTCTAGTTGATATTGGTGCAGGAACATCTGATATCGCTATTACTGATGAAGGAACAGTCGTCGCATATGGGATGGTTCCGATTGCCGGAGATGAGATAACTGAGGCAATCAGCGATGAGCTATTGTTAGATTTTCCATTAGCTGAAAAGGCAAAGCGCGACTTATATACACATGAAAACATCCTAATTGAAGATATTCTTGGTTTTGAAACCGAAATTTCACGATTGGATGTTATTAATAAGATAACAGATACAATAGATCTGTTAGCAAATTCTATTTGCCAAGAAATCCTACGTTTAAATAGAAAGTCACCAAAGGCGATTATGCTAGTAGGTGGTGGAAGCCTAACACCTGAGCTTCCGAAAAGAATAGCTAACATGTTAGAACTACCTGAAAATAGAGTAGCTATAAGAGGCATTGATGCCATTAAGAATATCAAGTTAGCCGATCACCTATTACGAGGACCTGAACTCGTGACACCGATTGGTATAGCGATTGCTTCTGGACAAAGCCCAGTTCAATATCTTACGGTATATGTAAACGATCGCCCAGTTAGGTTATTTGATATGAAGCAACTAACTGTTGGTGATTGTTTACTTGCTGCTGGAATTAATATGAACAAGCTCTATGGTAAACCTGGGATGGCTATTATGATTACTTTAAATAATCGTGAATATACAATACCAGGTAATCATGGGTTAGCCCCAACTTTGCTGATCAATGGCACACCCTGCATGTTAGATTCTCTAGTAAGGAATGGTGATCAGCTATTAGTAGAAAAAGGTGAAGACGGAAAAGCAGCTTCCATTACAGTTAGTGAGCTAGTTGATGAACCTCCCACAAAAAGTATCGTCTTAAACGAAAGGCTAGAAAAAATAAGAGCTACTATAATGAGGAACGGAAAACCAATCCATGCCACTGATTTTGTAAAGGATCATGACAATCTCACCTATCATTTCCCAGAAACCATTGAAGAAATTTTAAACAGCATAAATGCTTCTAATCTTACCCAACTACTGAAACCATTCTCAGTAAGTGTAAACAGTAGAAAAGTCTCCTTACATTCTCATAGTGGAAAAATAGTTAAAAACAAACGTGAAGTGCCGAAAGAATCAGGTTTTATCGATCAGGATATAGTTGAAATCGTAGCTGGTCCTCCTCTTCTTGTTAAAGAATTGGCAGAGCACCTTCAGCTAATATTGACAGATTCCACCACTGTGTTTTTTAGAGGAGAAAAAATTACGTTAACAAGAGAGTCTGTTAAGATACTTAAGGATGGAGCAGTATTAAAGGAAACAGATATCATTGAAAATGGAGACTCTATACAAACAGTAACCACTAAAACAAGTCCCTTTATATTTCAAGACATTTTTAGGTTCATTGATTTAGAGCTTCCTACTATCGGAATTAAAGGTTTTAAACTTCTACGTAACGAAAAGGAAGTAGGCTTTGACGAGACACTTGTTCCTGGAGATCAACTGGATATTGTTTTTTAG
- a CDS encoding bifunctional 3-deoxy-7-phosphoheptulonate synthase/chorismate mutase translates to MSNVELDQLREQLDDVNLKLLTLLNERAKIVKEIGKVKETQGVNRFDPVRERYMLDKIATENEGPFETSTLQHIFKEIFKAGLELQENDHRKALLVSRKKKPENTIVNLKGEMIGDGKPHFIFGPCAVESYEQTAKVAEAVKARGLKLLRGGAFKPRTSPYDFQGLGLEGLKILKKVATEYDLAVISEIVNPADIEEAIEYIDVIQIGARNMQNFELLKAAGSVNKPVLLKRGLAATIEEFINAAEYINSRGNGQIILCERGIRTYEKATRNTLDISAVPILKQETHLPVMVDVTHSTGRRDLLLPTAKAALAIGADGIMAEVHPDPAVALSDSAQQMNIEQFNHFLDELHAFMPIKA, encoded by the coding sequence ATGAGTAATGTTGAGCTAGATCAGCTAAGAGAACAATTAGATGATGTGAATTTAAAACTGCTAACACTTTTAAATGAGCGCGCGAAAATTGTTAAAGAAATTGGTAAGGTAAAAGAAACCCAGGGGGTTAATCGATTCGACCCTGTTCGTGAGAGATATATGCTTGATAAAATTGCTACTGAAAATGAGGGTCCATTTGAAACTTCTACTCTGCAACATATCTTTAAAGAAATCTTTAAGGCGGGTTTAGAGTTACAAGAAAACGATCATCGTAAAGCTTTGTTAGTTTCAAGAAAAAAGAAGCCAGAAAATACAATCGTTAATCTTAAAGGCGAAATGATTGGTGATGGAAAACCACATTTTATATTTGGTCCATGTGCAGTCGAGAGCTATGAACAAACTGCGAAGGTAGCAGAGGCCGTGAAAGCTAGAGGCTTAAAGCTTCTAAGAGGTGGAGCATTTAAACCAAGAACATCACCATATGATTTCCAAGGCTTAGGATTAGAAGGTTTAAAGATTCTTAAAAAAGTAGCGACAGAATATGATTTAGCGGTTATTAGCGAAATTGTAAATCCTGCTGATATTGAAGAAGCAATTGAATACATTGATGTTATACAAATTGGTGCTCGAAATATGCAAAACTTTGAATTACTTAAAGCAGCGGGTTCTGTAAATAAGCCTGTCTTGTTAAAGCGAGGGTTAGCAGCAACGATTGAGGAGTTTATAAATGCTGCTGAATATATTAATTCACGAGGTAATGGTCAGATCATTCTTTGTGAACGTGGAATTAGAACTTACGAAAAAGCTACGAGAAACACGTTAGACATTTCAGCTGTTCCTATCTTAAAGCAAGAAACACATTTACCGGTAATGGTCGATGTTACTCATTCAACGGGTAGACGTGACTTGTTATTGCCAACTGCAAAGGCTGCACTCGCCATTGGTGCAGATGGTATTATGGCGGAAGTACACCCAGATCCTGCAGTCGCTTTATCGGATTCTGCTCAACAAATGAATATTGAGCAATTCAATCATTTCCTAGATGAATTGCATGCTTTTATGCCAATAAAAGCGTAG
- the acsA gene encoding acetate--CoA ligase → MKLEALPVIKGDFNLNSYDDVKNQFSWDEVEKEFSWHSTGRLNLAYEAIDKHVDTARKNKVALYYKDSSRNEKYTFKDMKESSNRAANVLKQSADVEKGDRVFIFMPRSPELYFMVLGAIKLGAIVGPLFEAFMEGAVKDRLLDSEAKVLVTTPSLLERVPLEDLPALKSVILVGENVHEDGMFIDYYAKMKDASKHLEIEWLSKTDGLILHYTSGSTGKPKGVLHVQNAMIQHYQTAKWVLDLKEEDIYWCTADPGWVTGTSYGIFGPWLVGASNVVVGGRFSPEAWYETIEEYGVTVWYSAPTAFRMLMGAGDEVVKKFNLGSLRHILSVGEPLNPEVIRWGMKVFNLRVHDTWWMTETGAQLICNYPCMEIKPGSMGKPIPGVKAAIVDDQGNELPPNRMGNLAIKKGWPSMMYTIWNNQQKYESYFMPGDWYVSGDSAYMDEDGYFWFQGRVDDVIMTSGERVGPFEVESKLVEHPAIAEAGVIGIPDPVRGEIIKAFIALRQGFEPSDELKEEIRLFVKKGLAAHAAPREIEFKDKLPKTRSGKIMRRVLKAWELNLPTGDLSTLED, encoded by the coding sequence ATGAAGTTGGAAGCGCTTCCTGTAATAAAAGGAGATTTTAATCTAAATAGTTATGATGATGTAAAAAACCAATTTTCTTGGGATGAAGTAGAAAAGGAATTTTCGTGGCACTCTACGGGTCGATTGAATTTGGCATATGAGGCAATTGATAAGCATGTTGACACTGCCAGAAAAAACAAAGTAGCCCTCTACTATAAGGACTCTTCTCGTAATGAGAAATATACATTTAAAGATATGAAGGAATCATCTAATAGAGCTGCAAATGTACTTAAGCAGTCAGCTGATGTTGAAAAGGGAGATCGAGTGTTCATTTTTATGCCGCGTTCTCCAGAGCTTTATTTTATGGTACTAGGAGCAATTAAATTAGGGGCGATTGTTGGTCCGCTTTTTGAAGCATTTATGGAAGGCGCTGTTAAGGATCGTTTACTAGATAGTGAGGCGAAGGTTTTAGTAACAACTCCTTCACTACTAGAGCGCGTTCCTTTGGAAGATCTACCAGCCTTGAAATCGGTTATTTTAGTTGGTGAAAATGTACATGAAGACGGTATGTTTATAGATTACTATGCAAAAATGAAGGATGCTAGCAAGCATCTCGAAATTGAATGGTTGTCGAAAACTGATGGACTGATACTCCATTATACATCTGGATCAACGGGCAAACCAAAGGGAGTTTTACATGTCCAAAATGCCATGATTCAGCACTATCAAACTGCTAAATGGGTACTAGATTTGAAGGAAGAGGATATATACTGGTGTACAGCAGATCCAGGCTGGGTAACGGGTACTTCGTATGGTATTTTTGGACCATGGCTTGTTGGTGCTTCTAATGTTGTAGTAGGTGGAAGATTTAGTCCAGAGGCATGGTACGAAACCATTGAAGAATATGGGGTTACAGTTTGGTATAGTGCTCCAACTGCATTTAGAATGCTGATGGGTGCAGGTGACGAAGTAGTTAAGAAGTTTAACCTTGGATCGCTACGTCACATTCTGAGTGTTGGAGAGCCGTTGAATCCTGAAGTTATTCGTTGGGGAATGAAAGTATTCAACTTAAGGGTTCATGATACTTGGTGGATGACCGAAACAGGTGCTCAATTAATCTGTAACTATCCATGTATGGAGATTAAACCAGGTTCAATGGGTAAGCCAATACCTGGTGTCAAAGCGGCAATCGTTGATGACCAAGGTAATGAGCTTCCACCAAATCGAATGGGGAACCTTGCTATTAAAAAGGGTTGGCCTTCTATGATGTATACGATTTGGAATAACCAGCAAAAATATGAATCTTATTTCATGCCTGGAGATTGGTACGTTTCGGGAGACTCAGCCTACATGGATGAAGATGGGTACTTCTGGTTTCAAGGACGCGTTGATGATGTAATTATGACATCTGGAGAGAGAGTAGGGCCATTTGAAGTAGAAAGCAAGCTTGTGGAGCATCCCGCCATCGCTGAAGCAGGAGTAATCGGGATTCCAGATCCAGTTCGTGGCGAGATCATTAAAGCCTTTATTGCATTACGACAAGGCTTTGAACCATCAGACGAATTAAAAGAAGAGATAAGACTTTTTGTTAAGAAAGGCTTAGCAGCACATGCAGCACCAAGGGAAATCGAATTCAAAGATAAGCTACCTAAAACACGTAGCGGGAAAATTATGAGACGTGTTCTGAAAGCTTGGGAGTTGAATTTACCTACTGGTGATTTATCTACTTTAGAAGATTAA
- the ytxJ gene encoding bacillithiol system redox-active protein YtxJ, with the protein MKTRVSTIEQFENIKVSTSEFLVIKHSLTCPVSTAAFDEYEKFVNDHADVPTFYLYVQEERDLSNYIAEKHEIKHESPQALFFKNGEVVWNASHWKITNRSLTEAIR; encoded by the coding sequence TGAAAACTAGAGTCTCAACCATAGAACAATTTGAGAATATAAAGGTAAGTACGTCGGAGTTCTTAGTGATTAAGCACAGTCTAACTTGTCCAGTTAGTACAGCTGCATTTGATGAATATGAAAAATTTGTTAACGATCATGCTGACGTACCAACCTTTTATCTTTATGTTCAAGAAGAGCGTGATCTTTCAAACTACATAGCTGAAAAACATGAAATCAAGCATGAATCACCACAAGCCTTATTTTTTAAAAATGGTGAAGTGGTTTGGAATGCTTCTCATTGGAAAATCACTAATCGTTCTTTAACAGAAGCAATTAGATAG